The Achromobacter deleyi genome has a window encoding:
- a CDS encoding glycerol-3-phosphate dehydrogenase/oxidase — MNQPLASVTPPDRNRLLNTLDNTHSWDVIVIGGGATGLGTAVDAASRGYRTLLVEGADFAKGTSSKATKLVHGGVRYLAQGNVSLVREALHERGLLNRNAPHLVWPLGFVVPAYNLFDQPFYGIGLKMYDMLAGKLNLAPSRWLSRRETLANAPTLSENVNGRGLKGGVLYYDGQFDDARLAVSLMRTLFDLGGTAVNYVRATGLTSTSGKVDGVTVQDVIGGASFTLRARCVVNATGVWVDAVRRMEDKNAQTMVAPSQGVHLTLPQDFLPGKRAILIPKTDDGRVLFVVPWNGHTIVGTTDTPRDDLPLDPEAGAQDVDFILGTAARYLSRKPTRDDVTSVWAGLRPLVKATGEASTKQLSREHTILVSKAGLVTVTGGKWTTYRRMAQDVVDTAIQHQLLTQATCRTESLPLHGAAGLAPAQEHAGTPDSYYGSDLAALKALPGADRMLVKASGLSEAHVRFAARFELARSAEDVLARRNRALFLDSEAAMLAAPEVARILAEELGHDAAWQQRTLQDLAVVAANYRLK; from the coding sequence ATGAACCAACCGCTAGCCTCCGTCACCCCGCCCGACCGCAACCGCCTGCTGAACACGCTGGACAACACCCACTCGTGGGACGTCATCGTCATCGGCGGCGGCGCGACGGGCCTGGGCACCGCCGTCGACGCCGCCTCGCGCGGCTACCGGACGCTGCTGGTCGAAGGCGCGGACTTCGCCAAGGGCACGTCCAGCAAGGCCACCAAACTCGTCCACGGCGGCGTGCGCTATCTGGCGCAAGGCAACGTGAGCCTGGTGCGCGAGGCCCTGCATGAACGCGGCCTGCTCAATCGCAACGCGCCGCACCTGGTGTGGCCGCTGGGCTTCGTGGTACCGGCCTACAACCTGTTCGACCAGCCCTTCTACGGCATCGGCCTGAAGATGTACGACATGCTGGCGGGCAAGCTGAACCTGGCGCCCAGCCGTTGGCTGTCGCGCCGCGAAACGCTGGCCAATGCGCCCACCTTGTCCGAAAACGTGAACGGCCGCGGCCTCAAGGGCGGCGTGCTGTACTACGACGGCCAGTTCGACGACGCGCGCCTGGCCGTCAGCCTGATGCGCACGCTATTCGACCTGGGCGGCACCGCGGTGAACTACGTGCGCGCCACCGGCCTGACCTCCACCAGCGGCAAGGTGGACGGCGTGACCGTACAGGACGTGATCGGCGGGGCCAGCTTCACCTTGCGGGCGCGCTGCGTCGTCAATGCCACCGGCGTCTGGGTCGATGCCGTGCGGCGCATGGAAGACAAGAACGCGCAGACGATGGTGGCCCCGAGCCAGGGCGTGCACCTGACCCTGCCGCAGGACTTCCTGCCCGGCAAGCGCGCCATCCTCATTCCCAAGACCGACGACGGCCGCGTGCTGTTCGTGGTGCCATGGAACGGCCACACCATCGTGGGCACGACCGACACGCCGCGCGACGACCTGCCGCTGGATCCCGAAGCGGGCGCGCAGGACGTGGACTTCATCCTGGGCACGGCGGCGCGCTATCTCAGCCGCAAACCCACGCGCGACGACGTCACCAGCGTCTGGGCGGGCTTGCGTCCGCTGGTCAAGGCCACCGGCGAAGCCTCCACCAAGCAGCTGTCGCGCGAGCACACGATCCTGGTCTCCAAGGCCGGCCTGGTGACGGTGACGGGCGGCAAATGGACCACCTATCGCCGCATGGCGCAGGACGTGGTGGACACCGCGATCCAGCACCAGCTGCTGACGCAAGCGACCTGCCGCACCGAATCGCTGCCGCTGCACGGCGCGGCGGGACTGGCGCCTGCGCAGGAACATGCCGGCACGCCGGACAGCTATTACGGCAGCGACCTGGCCGCATTGAAGGCCCTGCCCGGCGCGGACCGCATGCTGGTCAAGGCCAGCGGCCTGTCGGAAGCGCATGTGCGTTTCGCGGCGCGTTTCGAGCTGGCGCGCAGCGCCGAGGACGTGTTGGCGCGCCGCAACCGCGCCCTGTTCCTGGACAGCG
- a CDS encoding DeoR/GlpR family DNA-binding transcription regulator — MTLNPRQSALIETVRAQGSASIEELAKRFDVTLQTVRRDVNILSEAGLLSRFHGGVRIEASTIENIAYRKRQGLHAAGKQRIAEAVARAVPDGCSLILNIGTTTEAIARALLRHRGLRVITNNLHVADILSDNPDCEVIVAGGVVRSRDRGIVGEATMDFIRQFKVDIGLIGISGIEADGTLRDYDFREVRVARTIIEQSREVWLAADSSKFKRQAMVELAHISQIDRFFTDAHPQEPLAQVLLDSGVRCDVAAAPNTLKPTS; from the coding sequence ATGACACTGAATCCACGACAGAGCGCGTTGATCGAAACGGTGCGGGCCCAGGGCTCGGCCTCGATCGAAGAACTCGCCAAACGTTTTGACGTCACGCTGCAGACCGTGCGGCGGGACGTCAACATCCTTTCGGAAGCCGGCCTGCTGTCGCGCTTTCATGGTGGCGTGCGCATCGAAGCGTCCACCATCGAGAACATTGCGTACCGCAAGCGCCAGGGGCTGCACGCCGCGGGCAAGCAGCGCATCGCCGAAGCCGTGGCGCGCGCCGTGCCCGACGGCTGTTCGCTGATCCTGAACATCGGCACCACCACCGAGGCCATCGCGCGCGCGCTGCTGCGCCACCGCGGGCTGCGCGTCATCACGAACAACCTGCACGTGGCCGACATCCTGTCGGACAACCCCGACTGCGAAGTCATCGTGGCCGGCGGCGTGGTTCGCTCGCGCGACCGCGGCATTGTCGGCGAGGCCACCATGGACTTCATCCGCCAGTTCAAGGTGGATATCGGCCTGATCGGGATTTCCGGCATCGAGGCCGACGGCACCCTGCGCGATTACGACTTCCGCGAAGTGCGCGTGGCCCGGACCATCATCGAACAATCCCGCGAGGTCTGGCTGGCGGCCGACAGCAGCAAGTTCAAGCGCCAGGCCATGGTGGAACTGGCGCATATCTCGCAGATAGACCGCTTCTTCACCGACGCACATCCGCAGGAACCGCTGGCCCAGGTGCTGCTGGACTCCGGCGTGCGCTGCGACGTCGCGGCCGCGCCCAACACCCTCAAACCCACTTCCTGA
- a CDS encoding ABC transporter ATP-binding protein, translating to MQLTLDRIGLRAGSQTHLYPMSLAPVPGAMTVLLGATLAGKTSLMRIMAGLDRPTEGRVLADGVDVTGVPVRQRNVAMVYQQFINYPSMSVYDNIASPLKLRGASDTREKVQAMAARLHIDHLLARYPSELSGGQQQRVALARALAKDAPLILLDEPLVNLDYKLREELRDELSELFAEGRSTVVYATTEPGEALLLGGHTAVLDAGELLQYGPTAEVFHRPNSIRVARAFSDPPMNLFAARRQEAGFVLQGDVLVERALPPGADADITAGLRAGALDVEPRPGHIPLPGLVKLAEISGSDTFVHAETAAGDVVAQLPGVHRYTLDQRVQLYFDPAQTYAFGADGALLAAPRQPAGAGEVA from the coding sequence ATGCAGCTGACCCTGGACAGGATCGGTTTGCGAGCCGGCTCGCAAACGCACCTGTATCCCATGAGCCTGGCCCCGGTTCCGGGCGCCATGACGGTGCTGCTGGGGGCGACCCTGGCCGGCAAGACCTCGCTGATGCGCATCATGGCCGGACTGGACCGGCCCACCGAAGGCCGCGTGCTGGCCGACGGCGTCGACGTAACCGGCGTGCCCGTACGCCAGCGCAACGTGGCGATGGTGTATCAGCAGTTCATCAACTACCCCTCCATGTCGGTCTACGACAACATCGCCTCGCCGCTGAAGCTGCGCGGCGCGTCCGACACGCGCGAGAAAGTCCAGGCCATGGCGGCGCGGCTGCACATAGACCACCTGCTGGCGCGCTATCCGTCGGAACTGTCCGGCGGACAGCAGCAGCGGGTGGCGCTGGCCCGGGCCCTGGCCAAGGACGCGCCGCTGATCCTGCTGGACGAACCGCTGGTCAACCTGGACTACAAATTGCGCGAGGAACTGCGCGACGAACTGTCCGAATTGTTCGCCGAAGGGCGGTCCACGGTGGTCTACGCCACGACCGAACCGGGCGAGGCGCTGTTGCTGGGAGGCCACACCGCGGTGCTGGATGCCGGCGAGCTGCTGCAGTACGGCCCCACCGCGGAGGTCTTTCACCGCCCCAATTCCATCCGCGTGGCGCGCGCGTTCAGCGATCCGCCCATGAACCTGTTCGCCGCCCGGCGCCAGGAAGCCGGCTTCGTCCTGCAAGGCGACGTGTTGGTGGAGCGCGCGCTGCCGCCGGGCGCGGACGCGGACATCACCGCCGGCCTGCGGGCGGGGGCGCTGGACGTGGAGCCCCGTCCCGGCCACATCCCGCTGCCGGGACTGGTCAAGCTGGCCGAGATTTCCGGGTCCGACACCTTCGTGCACGCGGAAACGGCCGCGGGCGACGTGGTGGCGCAATTGCCCGGCGTACACCGCTATACGCTGGACCAGCGAGTGCAGCTGTATTTCGATCCCGCGCAGACCTACGCCTTCGGCGCCGATGGCGCGCTGCTGGCCGCGCCCCGGCAGCCGGCGGGCGCGGGGGAGGTGGCCTGA
- a CDS encoding ABC transporter ATP-binding protein, with amino-acid sequence MAQIELDLSHSYVPDPKTDEDYALLPLKFTFRDGGAYALLGPSGCGKTTLLNCVSGLLRPSHGRILFDGQDVTGKSPQARNIAQVFQFPVVYDTMTVAQNLAFPLRNRGIPPDRIRDRVGRIAEMLEMSSVLDRRASGLTADAKQKISLGRGLVRSDVSAILFDEPLTVIDPQLKWELRRKLKEIHHEFKLTLIYVTHDQTEALTFADQVMVMARGRAVQVGSADDLFQRPEHTFVGHFIGSPGMNFLPAQWRDGALMLGQCRVEGVAQPMAAKLAEAGPVKLGVRPEYLKVTEPGTPGAVPMRVERVQDVGTYTLLVADFEGTPVRARLGSNIVHAAAGETVWLSVLNPHTCFYRDEELIR; translated from the coding sequence ATGGCGCAGATCGAGCTGGACCTGTCCCATTCCTACGTGCCGGACCCGAAGACCGATGAGGACTATGCGCTGCTGCCGCTGAAATTCACCTTCCGCGACGGCGGAGCCTATGCCTTGCTGGGGCCGTCCGGCTGCGGCAAGACCACGCTGCTGAACTGCGTGTCCGGCCTCTTGCGCCCCTCGCACGGGCGCATCCTGTTCGACGGCCAGGACGTCACCGGCAAGAGCCCGCAGGCGCGCAACATCGCCCAGGTCTTCCAGTTTCCGGTGGTGTACGACACCATGACCGTCGCCCAGAACCTGGCCTTTCCGCTGCGCAACCGGGGCATTCCGCCCGACCGCATCCGCGACCGCGTGGGCCGCATTGCCGAGATGCTGGAAATGTCCAGCGTGCTGGACCGCCGCGCCAGCGGCTTGACGGCGGATGCCAAGCAGAAGATCTCGCTGGGCCGGGGGCTCGTGCGCAGCGACGTGTCGGCCATCCTGTTCGACGAGCCGCTCACGGTGATCGATCCGCAGCTCAAGTGGGAACTGCGGCGCAAGCTCAAGGAAATCCATCACGAATTCAAGCTCACGCTGATCTACGTGACGCACGACCAGACCGAGGCGCTGACCTTTGCCGACCAGGTCATGGTCATGGCGCGAGGCCGCGCCGTCCAGGTGGGCAGCGCGGACGACCTGTTCCAGCGGCCCGAACACACCTTCGTCGGCCATTTCATCGGGTCGCCCGGCATGAACTTCCTGCCCGCGCAGTGGCGCGACGGGGCGCTGATGCTGGGCCAGTGCCGGGTCGAGGGCGTGGCGCAGCCCATGGCGGCCAAGCTGGCCGAGGCCGGCCCGGTCAAGCTGGGCGTGCGCCCCGAGTACCTCAAGGTGACCGAGCCGGGCACGCCCGGCGCCGTGCCCATGCGCGTGGAGCGCGTGCAGGACGTGGGCACCTACACGCTGCTGGTGGCCGACTTCGAAGGCACGCCGGTGCGCGCGCGGCTGGGCAGCAACATCGTCCACGCCGCTGCCGGCGAAACGGTGTGGCTGTCCGTGCTGAACCCGCACACCTGCTTTTACCGCGACGAGGAGCTGATCCGATGA
- a CDS encoding carbohydrate ABC transporter permease: protein MKPIDHRAWFLVLPVVLCVAFSAILPLMTIVNYSVQDIISPERRVFVGTEWFAAVLQDEELHGALFRQIGFSVAVLVIQIPLGILLALSMPASGWRASAVLVIIALSLLIPWNVVGTIWQVFGRTDIGLLGATLSWLGVDYNYTGNDFDAWVTVLIMDVWHWTPLVALLCYAGLRAIPDAYYQAARIDGASRFAVFRYIQLPKMRGVLMIAVLLRFMDSFMIYTEPFVLTGGGPGNATTFLSQYLTQKAVGQFDLGPAAAFSIIYFLIILLLCFILYNWMQRAGTTGGFDEERANA from the coding sequence ATGAAACCCATAGATCACCGGGCCTGGTTCCTGGTCCTGCCCGTGGTGCTGTGCGTGGCGTTCTCGGCCATCCTGCCGCTGATGACCATCGTCAACTATTCGGTGCAGGACATCATTTCGCCCGAGCGCCGCGTCTTCGTCGGCACGGAATGGTTTGCCGCGGTCCTGCAGGACGAAGAACTGCACGGCGCCTTGTTCCGCCAGATCGGCTTTTCGGTGGCGGTGCTGGTCATCCAGATCCCGCTGGGCATCCTGCTGGCGTTGTCCATGCCCGCCAGCGGCTGGCGCGCCTCGGCGGTGCTGGTGATCATCGCGCTGTCGCTGTTGATCCCGTGGAACGTGGTGGGCACGATCTGGCAGGTGTTCGGGCGCACCGACATCGGTCTGCTGGGCGCCACCCTGTCCTGGCTGGGCGTGGACTACAACTACACCGGCAACGACTTCGACGCCTGGGTCACCGTGCTGATCATGGACGTCTGGCACTGGACTCCGCTGGTCGCGCTGCTCTGCTATGCGGGCCTGCGCGCGATTCCCGACGCGTATTACCAGGCTGCCCGCATCGACGGCGCGTCGCGCTTCGCCGTGTTCCGCTACATCCAGCTGCCCAAGATGCGCGGTGTGCTGATGATTGCGGTGCTGCTGCGCTTCATGGACAGCTTCATGATCTACACCGAGCCCTTCGTGCTGACCGGCGGCGGGCCCGGCAACGCCACCACCTTCCTGTCCCAGTACCTGACCCAGAAGGCGGTGGGGCAGTTCGACCTGGGCCCGGCCGCCGCGTTTTCCATCATCTATTTCCTGATCATCCTGCTGTTGTGCTTCATCCTCTACAACTGGATGCAGCGCGCCGGCACCACCGGCGGCTTCGACGAGGAGCGTGCAAATGCGTGA
- a CDS encoding carbohydrate ABC transporter permease, whose protein sequence is MRENNTWWRGAFLTLYLVFAILPLYWMLNMSFKTNTEIVSTLTLWPRDFTFEHYRTIFTDPAWYSGYINSLIYVVINTVISLTVALPAAYAFSRYRFIGDKHVFFWLLTNRMTPPAVFLLPFFQLYSSFGLMDTHLAVALAHLVFNVPLAVWILEGFMSGVPREIDETAYVDGYSFPRFFLTIFLPLIKSGVGVAAFFCFMFSWVELLLARTLTSVNAKPIVATMTRTVSASGMDWGVLAAAGVLTIVPGGIVIWFVRHYIAKGFAMGRV, encoded by the coding sequence ATGCGTGAGAACAACACCTGGTGGCGCGGCGCTTTCCTGACCCTGTACCTGGTGTTCGCCATCCTGCCGCTGTACTGGATGCTGAACATGTCGTTCAAGACGAACACCGAAATCGTCAGCACGCTGACGCTGTGGCCGCGCGACTTCACCTTCGAGCACTACCGCACCATCTTCACGGACCCGGCCTGGTATTCGGGCTACATCAACTCGCTGATCTATGTCGTCATCAACACCGTGATCTCGCTGACGGTGGCGCTGCCGGCGGCCTACGCGTTCTCGCGCTACCGCTTCATCGGCGACAAGCACGTGTTCTTCTGGCTGCTCACCAACCGGATGACGCCTCCCGCCGTGTTCCTGCTGCCGTTCTTCCAGCTCTACAGTTCGTTCGGGCTGATGGATACCCATCTGGCGGTGGCGCTGGCGCACCTGGTGTTCAACGTGCCGCTGGCCGTGTGGATCCTGGAGGGTTTCATGTCCGGCGTCCCGCGCGAGATCGACGAAACCGCCTACGTCGACGGCTATTCGTTTCCGCGCTTTTTCCTGACGATCTTCCTGCCGCTGATCAAGTCGGGCGTGGGGGTGGCGGCCTTCTTCTGCTTCATGTTCAGCTGGGTGGAACTGCTGTTGGCGCGCACGCTGACGTCCGTCAATGCCAAGCCCATCGTCGCCACCATGACGCGCACGGTGTCGGCCTCGGGCATGGACTGGGGCGTGCTGGCGGCAGCGGGCGTGCTGACCATCGTGCCTGGCGGCATCGTCATCTGGTTCGTGCGCCACTACATCGCGAAGGGCTTCGCGATGGGCCGCGTGTAG
- a CDS encoding DUF2160 domain-containing protein, protein MFSWMVWTTPVAVFFSCIVLMLAGMTIWELKSPTHERKGFLPLPTTRGDRLFIGLMAAAWLNLAFLGFGQKAVEWFSLEQPPSVWISFVLSMLLLVFIMKKG, encoded by the coding sequence ATGTTCAGCTGGATGGTATGGACCACGCCGGTCGCCGTGTTTTTCAGTTGCATCGTCCTGATGCTGGCCGGCATGACGATATGGGAACTGAAGTCGCCCACGCACGAAAGGAAGGGCTTCTTGCCTTTGCCCACCACGCGCGGCGACAGGCTGTTCATCGGCCTGATGGCCGCGGCCTGGCTCAACCTGGCGTTTCTGGGGTTTGGCCAGAAGGCGGTGGAATGGTTTTCGCTGGAGCAACCGCCATCGGTATGGATCAGCTTCGTGCTGTCCATGCTGCTGCTGGTATTCATCATGAAAAAAGGCTGA
- a CDS encoding ABC transporter substrate-binding protein, producing MKLRMHAMAAAIALIGTSGAWAGEPEAKKWVDSEFQPSSLSKDQQMAEMKWFIDAAAKLKAKGINEVSVVSETITTHEYESKVLAKAFAEITGIKVNHDLIQEGDVVEKLQTSMQSGKSIYDGWISDSDLIGTHYRYGAILPLSDYMAGAGKEWTNPDLDLKDFIGTKFTTAPDGKLYQLPDQQFANVYWFRADWFARQDLKDKFKAKYGYDLGVPTNWSAYEDIAAFFSNDVKEIDGKRVYGHMDYGKKDPSLGWRFTDAWLSMAGAADKGLPNGMPVDEWGIRVADDKCTPVGASVSRGGATNSPAAVYALTKYVDWMKKYAPQQAMGMTFSESGPVPAQGQIAQQIFWYTAFTADMTKKGLPVVNDDGTPKWRMAPSPYGPYWKDGMQNGYQDVGSWTFFKSTNPDKMAAAWLYAQFVTSKSVSLKKSITGLTFIRDSDINSEFFTKNAANYGGLIEFYRSPARVAWTPTGTNVPDYPKLAQLWWKNVATAVTGEKTPQAAMDNLANEMDQVMARLERAGMAQCAPKLNPKSDPSKWLSDQHAPWKKLANEKPKGETIPYEKLLSAWKEGKVR from the coding sequence ATGAAATTGCGCATGCACGCCATGGCGGCCGCTATCGCCCTGATCGGAACGTCAGGGGCATGGGCCGGCGAGCCGGAGGCGAAGAAGTGGGTCGATTCGGAGTTCCAGCCTTCGTCGCTGTCCAAGGACCAGCAGATGGCCGAGATGAAATGGTTCATCGACGCCGCGGCCAAGCTCAAAGCCAAGGGAATCAACGAGGTCAGCGTGGTGTCCGAAACCATCACCACGCATGAATACGAGTCCAAGGTGCTGGCCAAGGCCTTCGCTGAAATCACCGGCATCAAGGTCAACCACGACCTGATCCAGGAAGGCGACGTCGTCGAAAAGCTGCAGACGTCGATGCAGTCCGGCAAGTCCATCTACGACGGCTGGATCTCCGACTCCGACCTGATCGGCACCCATTACCGTTACGGCGCCATCCTGCCGCTGTCCGACTACATGGCCGGCGCGGGCAAGGAATGGACCAACCCCGATCTGGACCTGAAGGACTTCATCGGCACCAAGTTCACCACGGCGCCGGACGGCAAGCTCTACCAGCTGCCCGACCAGCAGTTCGCCAACGTCTACTGGTTCCGCGCGGACTGGTTCGCCCGCCAGGACCTGAAGGACAAGTTCAAGGCCAAGTACGGCTATGACCTGGGCGTGCCCACCAACTGGTCGGCCTACGAAGACATTGCCGCCTTCTTCTCCAATGACGTCAAGGAGATCGACGGCAAGCGGGTCTATGGCCACATGGACTACGGCAAGAAGGACCCGTCGCTGGGCTGGCGCTTCACCGACGCGTGGCTGTCCATGGCCGGCGCCGCCGACAAGGGGCTGCCCAACGGCATGCCGGTGGACGAATGGGGCATCCGCGTCGCCGACGACAAATGCACGCCGGTGGGCGCATCGGTCTCGCGCGGCGGCGCCACCAACAGTCCGGCCGCCGTCTACGCGCTGACGAAGTACGTGGACTGGATGAAGAAGTACGCCCCGCAACAGGCCATGGGGATGACCTTCTCGGAATCCGGCCCCGTGCCCGCGCAAGGCCAGATCGCCCAGCAGATCTTCTGGTACACCGCATTCACGGCGGACATGACCAAGAAGGGCTTGCCGGTCGTCAACGACGACGGCACGCCGAAGTGGCGCATGGCCCCGTCGCCCTATGGCCCGTACTGGAAGGACGGCATGCAGAACGGCTATCAGGACGTGGGTTCATGGACCTTCTTCAAGTCCACCAACCCGGACAAGATGGCGGCGGCCTGGCTGTATGCGCAGTTCGTCACGTCCAAATCCGTCTCGCTCAAGAAGTCCATCACCGGCTTGACGTTCATCCGCGACAGCGACATCAACAGCGAGTTCTTCACCAAGAACGCGGCGAACTACGGCGGCCTGATCGAGTTCTACCGCAGCCCCGCGCGGGTGGCGTGGACGCCGACCGGCACCAACGTGCCGGACTATCCGAAGCTCGCGCAGCTGTGGTGGAAGAACGTGGCGACGGCCGTCACCGGCGAGAAGACCCCACAGGCGGCAATGGACAACCTGGCCAATGAAATGGACCAGGTCATGGCGCGGCTTGAACGGGCAGGCATGGCGCAGTGCGCGCCCAAGCTGAATCCCAAGAGCGACCCCAGCAAGTGGCTGTCGGACCAGCATGCGCCGTGGAAGAAGCTGGCCAACGAAAAGCCCAAGGGCGAGACGATCCCCTATGAGAAGCTGCTGTCGGCGTGGAAGGAAGGGAAGGTGAGGTAA
- a CDS encoding arylsulfatase — protein MHTIEGNQAVFDQAAADAGHAPGQLRHALRPDLRIAVEQAKGLGDTVDDGLKSRIRNELVALAADADVVIVTCATLGPAACEVTDLPVPIIRADTALAETAARMGANIVVLCAAESAVPANRKLFERYAQPAGARVEVRLVPSAWDLFKNGEMAACLGAVASAADDAYGQGADVVAFAHPWMAAAGRAMHGAGRPLDGAAASLAQACGMAAT, from the coding sequence TTGCACACCATTGAAGGCAACCAGGCGGTTTTCGATCAGGCCGCCGCGGATGCCGGCCATGCGCCCGGCCAGTTGCGCCATGCGCTGCGGCCGGATCTCAGGATCGCGGTGGAGCAGGCGAAAGGGCTTGGCGATACGGTCGACGACGGCCTGAAAAGCCGGATCAGGAACGAACTGGTGGCGCTGGCGGCCGATGCGGACGTGGTGATTGTGACATGCGCCACGCTCGGACCGGCCGCCTGTGAAGTCACGGATTTGCCGGTTCCCATCATCCGCGCGGATACCGCATTGGCGGAGACGGCCGCGCGCATGGGCGCGAACATCGTCGTGCTCTGCGCGGCGGAATCCGCCGTCCCGGCAAATCGCAAACTGTTCGAACGCTACGCGCAACCGGCCGGCGCCCGCGTCGAGGTACGCCTGGTGCCCTCAGCCTGGGATCTGTTCAAGAACGGCGAGATGGCGGCGTGCCTGGGCGCGGTGGCCAGCGCCGCGGACGACGCGTACGGGCAAGGCGCGGACGTCGTCGCGTTTGCGCATCCGTGGATGGCGGCGGCGGGCCGAGCCATGCATGGGGCAGGCAGGCCGCTCGATGGCGCCGCCGCCTCATTGGCGCAGGCCTGCGGCATGGCGGCCACTTGA
- a CDS encoding alpha/beta hydrolase family protein yields MTLTFKLRLTLTFALALSAGLSQAAGFQRLNLPMDQNGPALQGAVWYPCAEPAGETKIGRAVIAAVPDCRMPGGRYPLIVMSHGSAGSYLSHHDTAAALADAGFVVAAINHVGDNAQDRSRQGYLSIFSTRPREMRRLIDYMTGAWPGKSQLDPDKVGFFGFSRGGYTGLVLAGAVPDFQTGLATCQDAPTLPMCRDIAAGKVPKQPYPQDARIKAAVIADPLNAFPGEALKHVAIPIQLWASEQGGDGVSPASVDAVRQGLGVAPDYLVARGSAHFAFLTPCSPEQTEAQPVICKDEPGFDRAAFHRDLNARAAVYFKAQLQ; encoded by the coding sequence ATGACTTTGACTTTCAAGCTCCGACTCACTCTGACCTTCGCGCTGGCGCTGTCGGCCGGCCTGTCCCAAGCCGCCGGCTTCCAGCGCCTGAACCTGCCCATGGACCAGAACGGCCCCGCCTTGCAAGGCGCGGTGTGGTATCCCTGCGCCGAGCCGGCAGGCGAAACCAAGATAGGCCGCGCCGTCATCGCCGCCGTGCCGGACTGCAGGATGCCCGGCGGCCGGTATCCGCTCATCGTCATGTCGCACGGGTCGGCCGGCTCTTACCTGAGCCACCACGACACCGCCGCGGCGCTGGCCGATGCGGGATTCGTCGTCGCCGCGATCAACCATGTGGGCGACAACGCGCAGGACCGCTCGCGGCAAGGGTATCTGTCGATCTTCTCGACCCGGCCCAGGGAAATGCGCCGGCTGATCGATTACATGACGGGCGCGTGGCCGGGAAAATCCCAGCTGGATCCGGACAAGGTCGGCTTCTTCGGTTTTTCGCGCGGCGGCTATACGGGCCTGGTGCTGGCCGGCGCGGTGCCCGACTTTCAAACGGGGCTGGCGACATGCCAGGACGCGCCGACACTGCCGATGTGCCGCGACATCGCGGCCGGGAAGGTGCCGAAGCAGCCGTATCCGCAGGATGCGCGCATCAAGGCGGCGGTAATCGCCGATCCGCTGAATGCCTTTCCGGGCGAAGCCTTGAAACACGTCGCCATTCCCATTCAGCTATGGGCGTCGGAGCAGGGTGGCGACGGGGTGAGCCCCGCCAGCGTGGACGCCGTGCGCCAGGGCCTGGGCGTGGCGCCGGATTACCTGGTGGCCAGGGGCTCCGCACACTTCGCGTTCCTCACGCCGTGCTCGCCGGAGCAGACCGAGGCGCAGCCGGTCATCTGCAAGGATGAGCCCGGCTTTGACCGGGCGGCGTTTCATCGGGACTTGAACGCCCGGGCCGCGGTGTACTTCAAGGCGCAGCTGCAGTAA